The following proteins are encoded in a genomic region of Lachnospiraceae bacterium KM106-2:
- a CDS encoding Cys regulon transcriptional activator CysB encodes MDINYELYKVFYFVAKTLSFSEASKALFISQSAVSQSIKVLEKRLNQSLFIRSTKKVKMTKEGELLFKHIEPAINLISRGETQILEAHSLNGGQLRIGASDTICRYYLVPYLEAFHKQYPNVHIKVTNGTSLKCVELLETNEVDLIVTNAPNKRLTTMHHIQEIHEFHDVFVVNKDYFDIPDEKLELSALQSYPILMLEKCSTTSEFLHGLFLQHQLDLVPSVELSSNDLLIDLAKIGLGVAFVPDFCVDNCTELSKIRLMEELPARKLLVVNNQDIPLNAAAQNFINMLAGITEEESEIEE; translated from the coding sequence ATGGATATCAATTATGAGTTATATAAAGTATTTTATTTCGTTGCCAAAACACTTAGCTTCTCTGAGGCGAGTAAAGCGCTCTTTATCTCCCAATCAGCAGTTAGCCAATCGATAAAAGTTTTGGAAAAACGTCTGAATCAATCTCTTTTTATTCGAAGCACAAAGAAAGTGAAGATGACGAAGGAAGGGGAACTTTTATTTAAACATATTGAACCTGCGATCAACCTCATCAGTCGAGGAGAGACACAGATTCTTGAAGCACATTCCTTAAATGGAGGACAGCTTCGTATCGGCGCCAGTGATACTATTTGCCGTTATTACTTAGTACCTTACTTAGAAGCCTTCCACAAACAATATCCAAATGTTCATATCAAAGTAACCAATGGAACCAGTTTAAAATGTGTGGAACTATTAGAGACCAATGAAGTCGATCTCATTGTTACCAATGCTCCTAATAAACGTCTGACAACGATGCATCACATTCAGGAAATCCATGAGTTCCATGATGTATTCGTCGTGAATAAAGATTATTTTGATATTCCGGATGAAAAATTAGAATTATCTGCTCTTCAGAGCTATCCGATCTTAATGTTAGAAAAATGTTCTACAACAAGCGAGTTCTTACATGGACTCTTCTTACAACATCAATTAGATCTTGTACCTAGTGTAGAACTAAGCAGTAATGACCTCTTAATCGACCTTGCCAAAATCGGTCTTGGTGTTGCTTTCGTCCCAGACTTCTGTGTGGACAATTGTACCGAACTTAGTAAAATTCGCTTAATGGAAGAATTACCTGCAAGAAAATTACTCGTAGTAAACAATCAAGACATTCCACTTAACGCTGCTGCCCAGAACTTCATTAATATGTTGGCTGGGATCACAGAAGAAGAAAGTGAAATAGAAGAATAG